The following are encoded in a window of Salmo trutta chromosome 27, fSalTru1.1, whole genome shotgun sequence genomic DNA:
- the LOC115164980 gene encoding histone H1 → MSGVIAIPLATPATTPKKRSKPKKTGPTVSDRILKVVSASSDRSGVSLAALKKSLSASGYDVVKNNARLKLAVRRLVAKGYLLQPKGTGASGSFKINKNKAVAKKKKPTKNKVKKVGAKKVRRASPKKAAGAKKSPKKTKRKSPKKAKRPAAAKKPKSPRKTKRRVAKSTRAKTAPKKK, encoded by the coding sequence ATGTCTGGGGTGATTGCAATTCCCCTGGCGACACCAGCCACGACTCCTAAAAAGAGATCCAAGCCCAAGAAGACTGGACCCACCGTATCTGACCGCATCCTGAAGGTTGTGTCAGCATCCAGTGACCGAAGTGGCGTGTCTCTTGCGGCTCTCAAAAAGTCTCTGTCAGCCAGCGGCTATGATGTTGTGAAGAACAACGCCCGACTCAAACTGGCTGTCCGGCGTTTGGTGGCCAAAGGATATCTTCTGCAGCCTAAGGGCACTGGGGCATCCGGCTCTTTCAAAATTAACAAAAACAAAGCAGTCGCTAAAAAGAAAAAACCTACCAAGAATAAAGTCAAGAAGGTGGGGGCAAAGAAGGTCAGGAGAGCGTCACCCAAGAAGGCAGCGGGCGCCAAGAAGTCCCCAAAGAAAACCAAGAGGAAGAGTCCCAAGAAGGCCAAAAGACCTGCAGCAGCAAAAAAGCCCAAGAGCCCCAGGAAGACCAAGCGCAGAGTCGCCAAATCCACCCGGGCTAAAACTGCTCCTAAGAAGAAATAG
- the tspan36 gene encoding tetraspanin 36: MDCGIITSKTVLLLLNIIFWAAGGALAYVGSYVIKSYNNFDNFLEDKYTLIPAAIIITVGVVMFIIGTVGCCATLRESKVGLSFFLMILLAMFAAEVAALVFAFIYQGRIKGDLEQSMSDVFQKYDGENSETRAVDYLQSQLQCCGVQTYMNWTTTPWFSSSNNTVPISCCKRNNTECTGKLDQPDLLNTQGCEVKLEQLLQDVMSYAMLVILGFAIIKFFGMLSVCVITCKSGRRTGYQALYV; this comes from the exons ATGGATTGCGGGATTATTACATCCAAAACAGTCCTTTTGCTTCTGAATATAATATTTTGG GCTGCGGGTGGCGCTCTTGCCTACGTCGGCTCTTACGTGATCAAGAGCTACAACAACTTTGACAACTTCCTGGAGGATAAGTACACACTCATCCCTGCAGCCATCATCATCACTGTGGGAGTGGTGATGTTCATCATCGGGACTGTGGGCTGCTGCGCCACCCTGAGAGAGTCCAAAGTGGGCCTGAGCTTT TTCCTGATGATCCTCCTGGCCATGTTTGCAGCAGAGGTCGCTGCCCTAGTGTTTGCTTTCATTTACCAAGGCAGG ATAAAAGGTGATTTGGAGCAGTCAATGAGCGATGTGTTCCAGAAGTATGACGGGGAGAACTCTGAAACCCGGGCTGTGGATTATCTGCAGTCTCAG TTGCAGTGCTGTGGAGTGCAGACCTACATGAACTGGACCACCACGCCCTGGTTCAGCAGCAGTAACAACACTGTGCCCATCTCCTGTTGTAAACGAAACAACACCGAGTGCACAGGCAAATTGGACCAGCCAGACCTGCTCAATACTCAG GGTTGTGAGGTTAAGCTGGAACAGCTCCTTCAGGATGTGATGAGCTATGCCATGCTGGTCATCCTTGGCTTTGCCATCATCAAG TTTTTCGGgatgctcagtgtgtgtgtgatcaccTGTAAAAGTGGCAGGCGAACTGGCTACCAAGCCCTGTATGTCTGA